One Anopheles marshallii chromosome 3, idAnoMarsDA_429_01, whole genome shotgun sequence genomic region harbors:
- the LOC128712917 gene encoding radial spoke head protein 3 homolog, translated as MPTLSARHQPEQQELLELESPAFAVVSTDHSYRASSLGKPNAIVRPLRHGREQREVIEGQHIVNLHPDYKLLHEIEAQLSRKNKDSANVVHSGGPVRDRGDLAKQNPVQHRPNYGPGAIEIETGPDRGNRQHEFSRELDAKLRKLQNDSSKRSSKNGSTQEVNVRKRPLFITTVPKGVFLQPTKELPLLLPGSSQRRLYAFESRPRILTAPSLSSNNNNNNDINHPNHNHPGEYVCKHGSHHYGKPLAPRIAQHAAGDADVVRKVAVTELQSIGNGQHQRSGPQCNRPARDQQQQAQNGAYQNVMHDRRVIRGSNYTSTSNLQVGHVNNSPNMPRWNPYFGYAGLLSGKGDGDGTQKEAEARRRQMLRKKYVSRNQRGVIGTPPPVRGRRHETVQTEKYLEELFLHPPELDAGCQTDLFLHRPPSPPYVPAKTGCDASTEILDGELFDFDVEVQPIIEVLVSRTLEQALVEVLHEEEIAEMKQQQQKILALREAELAELRRLEQEEQKRQAERDRRFLQDKIARDLDLEMQERITAAKLLQGRLDEIVPDVLAAVDKIETEKDRAEFERQITPWLAKEVAHEVGQWIDANALLEDIIREILQHKKKLLQANEDLTAEEQQYDEVDPDETVDEPEPAAADGEPLQDREVAESVPEQPTAGEAPNSDSENAM; from the exons ATGCCTACACTGTCTGCCCGCCACCAGCCGGAGCAGCAGGAACTGTTGGAGCTGGAGAGTCCCGCGTTCGCGGTCGTCTCGACCGACCACTCGTACCGTGCGAGCAGCCTTGGCAAGCCGAACGCAATCGTGCGCCCGCTGCGGCACGGTCGGGAGCAGCGGGAGGTGATCGAGGGACAGCACATCGTCAATCTGCACCCGGACTACAAGCTGCTGCACGAGATCGAAGCACAGCTCAGCCGGAAAAACAAGGATAGCGCGAACGTCGTGCACAGCGGCGGTCCGGTCCGTGATCGGGGCGATCTAGCGAAGCAGAATCCGGTGCAGCACCGACCCAACTACGGACCGGGTGCAATCGAGATCGAAACCGGACCGGACCGTGGAAATCGGCAGCATGAGTTTAGCCGCGAGCTGGATGCCAAGCTGAGAAAGCTGCAAAATGATTCCTCGAAGCGATCGTCCAAAAAT GGCAGCACACAGGAGGTGAACGTTAGGAAGCGTCCGCTGTTCATCACGACCGTCCCGAAGGGTGTGTTTCTGCAGCCCACCAAAGAGCTCCCGCTACTGCTGCCCGGTTCCAGCCAACGCCGCCTGTACGCGTTCGAGAGCCGGCCAAGAATCCTGACGGCTCCCAgcctcagcagcaacaacaacaacaacaacgacatcAATCATCCGAACCACAACCATCCGGGCGAGTACGTCTGCAAGCACGGTAGCCACCATTACGGTAAACCGCTAGCACCAAGGATAGCCCAACACGCCGCAGGTGATGCGGACGTCGTGCGGAAGGTGGCTGTGACGGAACTGCAATCGATCGGCAACGGTCAACACCAGCGATCCGGTCCACAGTGCAACCGCCCGGCAAG agaccaacagcagcaagcacAAAATGGAGCCTATCAGAATGTGATGCACGATCGACGGGTTATCCGGGGCAGTAATTACACCTCAACAAGCAACCTGCAAGTG GGACATGTTAACAACTCCCCTAACATGCCCCGGTGGAATCCATATTTCGGTTACGCTGGTCTTCTATCAGGAAAG GGCGATGGTGATGGCACGCAGAAGGAGGCCGAAGCACGGCGACGACAGATGCTGCGTAAGAAGTATGTTTCCCGCAATCAGCGTGGAGTTATTGGAACGCCGCCACCCGTCCGTGGCCGACGGCATGAAACGGTCCAGACTGAAAAATATCTAGAGGAG CTCTTCCTCCATCCTCCCGAGCTCGATGCCGGTTGCCAGACGGATCTATTTCTGCACCGGCCCCCATCGCCACCGTACGTGCCGGCCAAGACCGGTTGCGATGCGTCCACCGAGATACTGGACGGTGAGTTGTTCGATTTCGACGTCGAGGTACAACCGATCATCGAGGTGCTGGTCAGCCGGACTCTCGAGCAGGCGCTGGTCGAGGTGCTGCACGAGGAGGAAATAGCCGAgatgaagcagcagcagcaaaagataCTGGCATTGCGTGAGGCCGAGCTGGCCGAGCTGAGGCGCCTGGAGCAGGAAGAACAGAAGCGCCAAGCCGAGCGGGACAGACGTTTCCTGCAGGACAAAATTGCGCGCGATCTGGATCTCGAGATGCAGGAGCGCATCACCGCCGCTAAACTGCTGCAGGGACGGCTCGACGAGATCGTGCCGGATGTGTTAGCCGCCGTCGACAAGATCGAGACGGAGAAGGATCGGGCCGAGTTTGAGCGGCAGATAACTCCATGGCTGGCGAAGGAGGTTGCGCACGAAGTTGGCCAgtggatcgatgcgaacgcgtTGCTCGAGG ATATAATACGTGAAATCTTGCAGCACAAAAAGAAACTGCTCCAAGCGAATGAGGACCTCACTGCCGAAGAGCAACAGTACGATGAGGTTGATCCGGACGAAACGGTAGACGAACCGGAGCCTGCTGCTGCCGATGGTGAACCGTTACAGGATCGTGAGGTGGCGGAATCAGTACCGGAGCAGCCAACAGCAGGTGAAGCTCCCAACAGTGATTCCGAGAATGCAATGTGA